A genomic region of Pseudorca crassidens isolate mPseCra1 chromosome 10, mPseCra1.hap1, whole genome shotgun sequence contains the following coding sequences:
- the RTP3 gene encoding receptor-transporting protein 3 — translation MRQDMEAWKQVFQELIREVKPWHTWKLTRDKSLLPNILKPGWTQYQQWTCARFQCSSCSRNWASAQVQVLFHMHWSEGESRGRVKMRVFAQRCQKCSQPSFEVPKFTEGNISRILNNLVLQILKKCYREGFTLVEIPMIKEISLEGPHDSDNCEACLQGFCVQSELGLAMWSPVSPLPPTISSPILGITTEKPSPTRSSTGGDAVKKKKVLPRQSFPETTQAESLPISWSPRANTNFQAERRDQNSFNNCTFSSHTAQRTRSLGMSCCCCLMLIIIIVIVVKTTI, via the exons ATGCGTCAGGACATGGAGGCGTGGAAGCAGGTGTTCCAGGAATTAATCCGGGAGGTGAAACCATGGCACACGTGGAAACTGACACGAGACAAAAGCCTTCTTCCTAACATCCTGAAGCCAGGGTGGACACAATACCAGCAGTGGACCTGTGCCAG GTTCCAGTGCTCCTCATGCTCTCGAAATTGGGCCTCTGCCCAAGTTCAGGTCCTTTTCCACATGCACTGGAGTGAGGGGGAATCCAGGGGCCGGGTGAAGATGAGGGTCTTTGCCCAAAGATGTCAGAAGTGCTCCCAGCCTTCGTTTGAGGTTCCCAAGTTTACAGAAGGGAACATCTCAAGGATCCTGAACAACCTGGTGTTGCAAATTCTGAAGAAATGCTATAGAGAAGGATTTACGTTGGTGGAGATTCCTATGATCAAGGAAATCTCTCTTGAAGGGCCACATGACAGTGACAATTGCGAGGCATGTCTGCAGGGCTTCTGTGTGCAGAGTGAGTTAGGTCTGGCCATGTGGTCACCAGTATCCCCATTACCTCCCACAATAAGCTCCCCCATCCTCGGGATCACCACCGAAAAACCTTCTCCCACGAGGAGTAGCACCGGAGGGGatgcagtgaagaaaaagaaggtaTTACCCAGACAGTCGTTTCCTGAGACCACACAAGCTGAGAGCCTCCCCATTTCCTGGAGCCCGAGAGCAAACACCaacttccaggcagagagaagagaccAGAACTCCTTCAACAATTGCACTTTCTCTTCCCACACAGCCCAGCGTACCAGGAGCTTAGGCatgagctgctgctgctgtctcATGCTAATAATCATCATTGTAATTGTGGTAAAAACCACTATCTGA